The Alosa alosa isolate M-15738 ecotype Scorff River chromosome 9, AALO_Geno_1.1, whole genome shotgun sequence genome includes a region encoding these proteins:
- the si:ch211-117l17.6 gene encoding regulator of G-protein signaling 21, with protein MPKLLFSKMRIYEFKDLIPSGRKPRKLSGLLSRKGQKNNIRCILVRKIAENSPCDDYRSKVQCGNTASLGELLKNRYYLVTFREFLQSEFSEENIDFWLACRDYRDFTPPACRFLRATEIYQEFLHPTAVKEVNVDQCTRDKVKRSMAEASPWCFDEAAAHVFRLMESDSWPRFLHSSACGRLRAGGPTVPHLTSSSKCQ; from the exons ATGCCCAAACTACTGTTTTCAAAGATGCGAATATATGAATTCAAGGACCTCATCCCCAGTGGACGGAAGCCAAGAAA GCTCAGTGGTCTCCTAAGCAGAAAGGGACAGAAAAACAATATTAGATGCATCCTGGTGCGTAAAATTGCAGAAAATTCACCATGTGATGATTACAG GTCTAAGGTTCAATGTGGCAACACAGCGTCTCTGGGAGAGCTGTTGAAGAACAGAT ACTACCTTGTAACCTTCAGGGAATTCCTCCAGTCTGAGTTCAGTGAGGAAAACATTGACTTTTGGCTGGCGTGTAGAGACTACCGAGACTTCACGCCACCGGCCTGCCGTTTCCTGAGGGCCACAGAGATCTACCAAGAGTTCCTCCATCCAACGGCAGTGAAAGAG GTCAACGTTGATCAGTGCACTCGGGACAAGGTCAAAAGGTCGATGGCCGAGGCCAGCCCATGGTGTTTTGATGAGGCCGCAGCGCACGTATTCAGACTGATGGAGAGCGATTCCTGGCCACGCTTCCTGCACTCCAGTGCCTGTGGGCGTCTGAGGGCAGGAGGACCTACTGTACCTCATCTCACATCATCCAGTAAATGTCAATAA